One Brevibacillus choshinensis genomic window carries:
- the gcvH gene encoding glycine cleavage system protein GcvH, translating into MEFPKDLRYSEEHEWVRVEGNKAYIGITAFAQSELGDIVFVELPEVGATIQQDEPFGSVESVKTVSELYAPVTGKVVEVNGELEDAPELVNSSPYEKAWMIAVELSDAAELDKLMDADKYEAMVKE; encoded by the coding sequence ATGGAATTCCCGAAAGATCTACGTTACAGTGAAGAGCATGAGTGGGTACGTGTAGAAGGAAACAAGGCTTACATTGGAATTACTGCTTTTGCTCAATCCGAGCTGGGTGACATCGTGTTCGTCGAGCTGCCAGAAGTAGGCGCGACGATCCAACAAGACGAGCCATTCGGCAGTGTGGAATCCGTAAAAACGGTTTCCGAGCTGTACGCTCCTGTAACCGGTAAAGTGGTGGAAGTAAACGGTGAGCTGGAAGATGCTCCAGAGCTGGTCAATTCCTCGCCTTATGAAAAAGCGTGGATGATCGCAGTGGAGCTGTCCGATGCAGCTGAACTGGACAAGCTGATGGACGCCGACAAATACGAAGCAATGGTAAAAGAATAA
- a CDS encoding redoxin domain-containing protein, whose amino-acid sequence MRLREELPDFPGITEWVNGQVTKADLAGSPVLVHFWSVSCYMCKESMPSVNEWRDKYAANGLRVIGIHMPRSEKDMDIETIKQTIVEHKLTHPIAIDNEMKTVDAFQNEYVPAFYLFDENLQLRHFQAGEKGLNLVKKRLFRILGIEEES is encoded by the coding sequence ATGCGTTTGCGTGAAGAATTGCCTGATTTTCCTGGGATCACCGAATGGGTGAACGGTCAGGTGACCAAAGCGGATCTGGCAGGCAGTCCTGTACTGGTCCACTTCTGGTCGGTGAGCTGCTACATGTGCAAAGAGTCCATGCCCAGTGTGAATGAGTGGCGGGACAAGTATGCAGCGAACGGACTTCGGGTCATTGGAATTCATATGCCCCGTTCTGAAAAGGACATGGACATCGAGACCATCAAGCAAACCATTGTCGAACACAAGCTGACCCATCCTATCGCGATCGACAACGAGATGAAGACCGTCGATGCTTTTCAAAACGAGTATGTACCAGCCTTTTACTTGTTTGACGAGAATCTGCAGCTGCGTCATTTCCAGGCGGGAGAGAAGGGTTTGAACCTGGTCAAAAAACGTCTGTTCAGAATTTTGGGGATCGAAGAGGAATCCTAG
- a CDS encoding peroxiredoxin, protein MAQRLVGNKAPDFTLETALGNGKDFGKVSLSDYRGKWLVMFFYPLDFTFVCPTEIIALSDAIEEFTDLDAEVLGISTDSVHSHRAWINTPRDQNGLGGLNYPLAADFNKTTARDYGVLDEEGGQAYRGLFIIDPEGVLKYQVVNDLNIGRSTDETLRVLQALQSGGLCPANWRPGQAQLTAK, encoded by the coding sequence ATGGCTCAACGTCTAGTAGGAAACAAAGCTCCAGACTTTACACTGGAAACAGCACTGGGCAATGGTAAAGATTTCGGTAAGGTTTCCCTGTCCGATTACCGTGGAAAATGGTTGGTAATGTTCTTCTATCCACTCGACTTTACTTTCGTTTGCCCAACTGAAATCATCGCTCTGAGCGATGCGATTGAAGAATTCACAGATCTGGATGCAGAAGTTCTGGGTATTTCCACAGACTCTGTTCACTCCCACCGCGCTTGGATCAACACTCCTCGCGACCAAAACGGTCTGGGTGGCTTGAACTACCCATTGGCTGCAGACTTCAACAAAACAACTGCTCGCGATTACGGCGTTCTGGATGAAGAAGGCGGACAAGCTTACCGCGGTCTGTTCATCATCGATCCAGAAGGCGTTCTGAAATATCAAGTGGTTAACGACCTGAACATCGGACGCTCCACTGATGAAACTCTGCGCGTACTGCAAGCATTGCAATCCGGCGGTCTGTGCCCAGCTAACTGGCGCCCAGGTCAAGCTCAACTGACTGCAAAATAA
- a CDS encoding aminotransferase class I/II-fold pyridoxal phosphate-dependent enzyme, with amino-acid sequence MRQPSKRLEHLSAAIFSEMAARKRQVAKERTVYDLSIGSPDQQPDPQLLETLVTAVQEPGAFGYALSEGTAAFREEVARWYQFRFQVELAPDTEVHSLMGSQDGLAHFALAWTDPGDLVLVPDPGYPIYAGSVHLAGAVPYAMPLRQENGFLPDLTVIPEDVAIRAKFMILNYPNNPVSAVATMEFFEEVVAFAKRHDIIVVHDLAYSEMAFDGYKPPSFLQAAGAKDVGIEFNSFSKSFNMAGCRVAYVVGNAEIIKPLAVVKSNVDYGVFLPVQQMATEALKADRLSGGANAVGPVYQERRDVLLSALADAGWEIEPPKATMFVWAKVPKGWTSREFAFALLDEAGVVVIPGSAFGEEGEGYVRIALVQTPEVLRLAAKSIYESGILTRRSECV; translated from the coding sequence ATGCGCCAACCATCCAAAAGACTGGAGCATCTGTCTGCGGCTATTTTCTCGGAGATGGCAGCGCGCAAACGCCAAGTGGCCAAAGAAAGGACGGTCTACGACTTGAGTATCGGGAGTCCGGATCAGCAGCCGGATCCGCAGCTGCTGGAGACGCTCGTCACAGCCGTCCAGGAGCCCGGAGCGTTTGGCTATGCCCTGAGTGAAGGAACAGCTGCGTTTCGCGAGGAGGTCGCTCGCTGGTACCAATTCCGTTTTCAAGTGGAGCTTGCACCGGACACAGAGGTTCATTCCTTAATGGGCTCACAGGACGGCTTGGCGCACTTTGCATTGGCATGGACAGACCCCGGCGATCTTGTGCTGGTCCCGGATCCTGGCTATCCGATTTATGCGGGAAGTGTCCATCTTGCAGGGGCTGTCCCTTATGCCATGCCACTTCGTCAGGAAAATGGGTTCCTCCCTGACCTCACAGTCATTCCGGAGGACGTGGCGATTCGTGCGAAATTCATGATCTTGAACTATCCGAACAACCCGGTTTCTGCCGTAGCAACCATGGAGTTTTTTGAAGAGGTCGTAGCCTTTGCCAAGCGTCACGATATCATCGTGGTCCACGATCTTGCTTACTCGGAAATGGCTTTTGACGGCTATAAGCCGCCGAGCTTCTTGCAGGCAGCCGGAGCGAAGGATGTCGGGATCGAGTTCAACTCGTTTTCCAAAAGCTTCAACATGGCGGGCTGCCGGGTTGCCTACGTCGTAGGAAATGCAGAGATCATCAAACCGCTCGCTGTCGTCAAGTCCAATGTGGATTACGGCGTCTTCCTGCCCGTGCAGCAAATGGCCACCGAAGCATTGAAGGCCGATCGATTGTCGGGTGGAGCGAATGCGGTAGGCCCGGTTTATCAGGAGCGTCGGGATGTGCTGCTGTCAGCGCTGGCGGATGCGGGATGGGAGATTGAGCCGCCAAAAGCGACGATGTTTGTATGGGCCAAGGTGCCAAAAGGGTGGACATCTCGAGAATTCGCCTTCGCTCTGTTGGACGAGGCGGGGGTAGTTGTCATCCCAGGCAGCGCTTTCGGTGAGGAAGGGGAGGGCTACGTCCGGATTGCACTCGTTCAGACGCCTGAAGTTCTCAGGCTGGCAGCCAAATCTATTTACGAATCAGGAATTCTCACTCGAAGATCGGAATGCGTATAG
- a CDS encoding arsenate reductase family protein, with protein sequence MAIKAYLYNKCDTCRKAKKWLEEVGVGFEEIPIVDAPPSKEELRSIWKASGLDLRKFFNVSGVQYRELGLKDKLPAMSEEEMLELLASNGKLIKRPLITDNATVTLGFKAEELEKAWGGK encoded by the coding sequence ATGGCAATCAAAGCCTATCTGTACAACAAATGCGACACCTGCCGCAAAGCAAAGAAATGGCTCGAAGAAGTGGGAGTAGGATTCGAGGAAATCCCGATTGTCGACGCACCGCCATCCAAGGAAGAGCTGCGCAGCATCTGGAAGGCTAGCGGTCTTGATCTGCGCAAGTTTTTCAATGTCAGCGGCGTGCAATATCGAGAGCTGGGCCTCAAGGACAAGCTTCCTGCCATGTCTGAGGAAGAAATGCTCGAGCTCCTCGCTTCAAACGGCAAGCTGATCAAACGTCCATTGATCACCGATAACGCGACAGTGACCTTGGGCTTTAAGGCGGAAGAGCTGGAAAAGGCCTGGGGAGGAAAATAG
- a CDS encoding DUF2797 domain-containing protein, with translation MELRGILHGLTHEYHGKDKPVDYYLQIGEDRMPLNEWLGSELTITFLGEKNCIACGRKTNKTFNSGYCYPCFTKLPENDLCIVKPNECHFDMGTCRDESFGEKYCMIPHYVYLAVSSDMKVGLTRKHNQLKRWVDQGAIRAIPIAEVPTRRMAGELEFHLSQYLPDKTNWRKMLKGDVKEIDLLAMRDEVYGHFPDEFKPFQYREDEWVDITYPILESLDKINSKSLDKEETLGGRLIGVKAQYLIFENGVFQTRKHAGYQVEISARPTA, from the coding sequence GTGGAACTCCGCGGTATATTACATGGACTGACTCACGAATATCACGGGAAGGACAAGCCCGTTGATTACTATCTGCAAATCGGCGAGGATCGCATGCCACTCAACGAATGGCTGGGCAGCGAGCTGACGATTACGTTCTTGGGCGAAAAGAACTGCATTGCCTGTGGACGTAAAACCAACAAGACCTTTAACAGCGGGTACTGCTATCCCTGTTTCACCAAGCTGCCGGAAAATGACCTGTGCATCGTCAAACCGAACGAGTGTCATTTTGACATGGGGACTTGTCGGGATGAGAGCTTTGGCGAGAAGTACTGCATGATTCCTCATTATGTCTATCTGGCGGTTTCCAGCGATATGAAAGTAGGATTGACCCGCAAGCACAACCAGCTGAAGCGCTGGGTAGACCAAGGGGCGATCCGTGCCATTCCGATCGCAGAAGTGCCTACGCGCCGGATGGCAGGAGAGCTGGAGTTTCATTTGAGCCAGTATCTTCCTGACAAAACCAACTGGCGTAAAATGCTCAAGGGCGACGTCAAGGAAATCGATTTGCTCGCGATGCGCGATGAAGTGTACGGGCATTTCCCGGATGAATTCAAACCGTTCCAATACCGGGAGGATGAATGGGTGGACATCACCTACCCGATCCTCGAGTCCCTGGACAAAATCAATTCCAAGTCGCTGGACAAAGAGGAGACGCTCGGCGGACGCTTGATCGGGGTCAAGGCGCAGTATTTGATTTTTGAAAATGGCGTATTCCAGACGCGCAAACACGCCGGATATCAGGTAGAGATTTCAGCGAGGCCAACTGCATAA
- a CDS encoding polysaccharide deacetylase family protein → MRRGVIYVCLIACLLGWDILPAWASSPTPLFEPIHRIDTQKKVVALTFDDGPDAKYTPEILEVLHRNKVLATFFVLGSQVDKHPRVMQWIYKAGHEIGNHGYHHYDMNKLTEHEVYDDIKQGERSILKTTGILAQYYRPPGGVMTHDVMNAVQSCGYDIIHWSVDPRDWSLARTASVIAKSVKSHVSSGDIILFHDGGLNQRQTVAALQELITDLRSQGYRFVTVSQLLDAAK, encoded by the coding sequence ATGCGCCGTGGCGTGATATACGTCTGTCTCATCGCCTGCCTTCTCGGCTGGGACATCCTGCCTGCCTGGGCCAGCTCTCCTACCCCGTTATTCGAACCCATCCACCGGATAGACACGCAGAAAAAAGTCGTCGCGCTTACTTTTGATGATGGGCCTGATGCGAAGTACACGCCGGAAATTTTGGAAGTACTGCATCGAAACAAAGTACTCGCTACCTTTTTTGTGCTCGGCTCCCAGGTGGACAAGCATCCTCGGGTCATGCAATGGATATACAAGGCCGGACATGAGATTGGCAATCACGGCTACCATCACTACGACATGAACAAGCTGACTGAGCACGAGGTCTACGACGACATCAAGCAGGGCGAGCGTTCCATTCTCAAAACGACTGGCATCCTCGCGCAGTATTACCGTCCACCGGGAGGGGTCATGACCCATGATGTCATGAATGCCGTTCAGTCCTGCGGCTACGACATCATCCACTGGTCCGTAGACCCCCGGGACTGGTCACTCGCGCGTACGGCTTCTGTCATCGCCAAAAGTGTAAAGAGCCACGTATCCTCGGGAGATATCATCCTCTTTCATGACGGCGGACTGAATCAGCGCCAGACAGTCGCCGCTCTGCAGGAGCTCATCACGGATTTGCGGTCGCAAGGCTACCGATTTGTCACGGTCAGCCAGCTGCTGGATGCAGCGAAGTGA
- a CDS encoding cupin domain-containing protein, producing the protein MTKPLSLLSIPGEFVEADELGKMTTLFLGAAAGSEKLYVNIDKVQPGAKSVKYHSHSLQEEFFLILAGEGTLRLDGEEYSVTKGSFVAKPAGKEIAHQFINTGTDVLEILDVGLKVQGDVAYYPDEDVYYIRGKKSFAGSDALADWDSEPNR; encoded by the coding sequence ATGACCAAACCGCTGAGCCTTCTATCGATTCCGGGAGAATTCGTGGAAGCGGACGAGCTGGGTAAAATGACGACGTTGTTCTTGGGAGCTGCGGCCGGCAGTGAAAAGCTGTACGTGAATATCGACAAGGTCCAGCCCGGCGCCAAAAGCGTCAAGTATCATTCGCACTCTCTGCAGGAAGAGTTCTTCCTCATCTTGGCGGGGGAGGGTACGCTGCGGCTCGATGGCGAAGAATATTCGGTCACAAAGGGGAGCTTCGTGGCAAAGCCGGCTGGGAAAGAGATTGCCCATCAATTCATCAACACAGGGACGGACGTACTCGAGATTTTGGATGTGGGGCTCAAGGTCCAAGGCGATGTCGCTTACTACCCGGATGAGGACGTCTATTACATTCGAGGGAAAAAGTCCTTTGCAGGCTCGGACGCTCTCGCCGACTGGGATTCAGAGCCGAATCGATAG
- a CDS encoding amino acid ABC transporter ATP-binding protein, which produces MIIQVTDLKKNYGQLQVLKGITTQVAEREVVCVIGPSGSGKSTFLRCLNQLEESTSGRIVINGHDLSDPKVDINKVREDVGMVFQRFNLFPHKTVLENVMLAPVKVRKMSQEEARKQGMELLNKVGLGSKADVYPDRLSGGQMQRVAIARALAMNPKVMLFDEPTSALDPELVGEVLAVMKDLAKEGMTMIVVTHEMGFAREVGDRVIFMDQGIIMAEGKPQEIFEETQNERLRSFLGKVLVK; this is translated from the coding sequence ATGATTATTCAAGTGACGGATTTGAAAAAGAACTACGGGCAGCTGCAAGTACTGAAAGGCATAACAACACAGGTAGCAGAGCGTGAAGTGGTCTGTGTCATCGGGCCGTCGGGATCAGGAAAAAGTACGTTTTTGCGCTGTTTGAACCAACTGGAGGAGTCGACAAGCGGGCGGATCGTGATCAATGGGCATGACCTGTCCGATCCCAAGGTCGATATCAATAAAGTGCGGGAAGATGTAGGGATGGTATTCCAGCGATTTAATCTGTTTCCTCATAAGACCGTGCTGGAAAATGTGATGCTCGCCCCGGTGAAGGTGCGGAAGATGTCTCAGGAAGAGGCGCGCAAGCAAGGGATGGAGCTTCTGAATAAAGTGGGGCTGGGAAGCAAAGCGGATGTCTATCCGGATCGTCTGTCTGGAGGGCAAATGCAACGGGTGGCGATCGCCCGTGCATTGGCGATGAATCCGAAAGTGATGCTGTTCGACGAACCTACTTCTGCACTCGATCCAGAGCTGGTCGGAGAGGTGTTGGCTGTCATGAAGGATCTCGCCAAGGAAGGGATGACGATGATTGTCGTTACGCATGAGATGGGCTTTGCCCGTGAAGTGGGCGACCGCGTCATTTTTATGGATCAGGGGATCATTATGGCGGAAGGAAAGCCGCAAGAAATATTCGAGGAGACACAAAACGAGCGACTGCGCTCATTTCTTGGAAAGGTGCTGGTAAAATGA
- a CDS encoding heavy metal translocating P-type ATPase → MMQKAAMIVSGAGLLVSWLYGEVGGLELSWLAVFLCGVPIAWTALKELFLEKTINSDVLVTIAIVAAVSIGEIFAAGEVALIMMLGMWLENRTVARAASALEEMVQMAPQTARVKRQDEWVEIGLAEVVRGDLILVKPGEKVPVDGKVESGQAAVNQAALTGESLPVEKRTGDEVFMGTINTNGSIEVLAERVGEETTFAKVTRLVAEAMERKAPVQRLLDKWAAWIVPSSLTLAILMYLFTGDLVRAVTILIVFCPCALVLATPTAIMAGIGSAAKHGILIKSGVALEQIGLVNALLFDKTGTLTEGKLQVTGVARLHSQKQEDVLRLAAALERHSEHPLAQAIVAAGAEQRLELPEVESFLVHPGNGVSGRVGGREVLVGNRRFFSDMGVSTEELRHLQEGQEQAGQTAVFVASEGKLIGMVSLADRVRVESRDTVGRLRLYGVGEIAMLTGDNKGAAGQIARQAGVTTVFAEQFPEAKYQRVEEYRNRGLVVGMVGDGINDAPALTSAHVGIAMGAGGTQIAAEAADIVIMTDDISKVADAVKLGRKALHVIRQNLIVSSVINAAAIILAMAGILGPVGGAFVHNATSVLVVLNSARLIHYLSRKDGTKRMTPPTIASSCDSCTCSSKGLCELGASKG, encoded by the coding sequence ATGATGCAAAAAGCGGCAATGATCGTGTCGGGAGCAGGTTTACTGGTCAGCTGGCTGTACGGAGAGGTGGGAGGGCTGGAGCTATCCTGGCTCGCGGTATTTTTGTGCGGGGTGCCGATCGCATGGACGGCACTCAAGGAGCTGTTTCTGGAAAAGACCATCAATAGCGATGTGCTGGTGACGATTGCGATCGTCGCGGCAGTGTCGATCGGAGAGATTTTTGCGGCCGGGGAAGTGGCGCTGATCATGATGCTCGGCATGTGGCTGGAAAATCGTACGGTCGCACGGGCAGCATCAGCGCTCGAGGAAATGGTGCAGATGGCTCCGCAGACAGCCAGAGTCAAGCGTCAGGACGAATGGGTGGAGATCGGCTTGGCTGAAGTCGTTCGCGGAGACTTGATTCTCGTGAAGCCGGGCGAGAAGGTGCCGGTGGACGGAAAAGTGGAAAGCGGGCAAGCGGCAGTCAATCAGGCAGCGCTGACAGGAGAATCGCTGCCGGTGGAAAAACGCACAGGTGACGAAGTTTTCATGGGAACGATCAATACGAATGGTTCGATCGAAGTGTTGGCAGAGCGGGTAGGGGAAGAAACGACATTTGCCAAGGTCACTCGCCTAGTGGCTGAAGCCATGGAGCGTAAAGCACCCGTCCAGCGTCTGCTCGACAAGTGGGCAGCGTGGATCGTACCGAGCAGTCTTACCCTCGCGATTTTGATGTACCTGTTTACAGGAGATCTGGTGCGCGCCGTTACCATTCTCATCGTTTTTTGCCCATGCGCACTCGTGCTCGCGACACCGACCGCCATCATGGCAGGCATCGGCAGCGCGGCCAAGCATGGGATTTTGATCAAGAGCGGCGTGGCACTCGAGCAAATCGGACTGGTGAACGCCCTTCTGTTTGACAAGACCGGTACCCTCACAGAGGGCAAACTGCAAGTGACAGGTGTGGCTCGTCTGCACAGCCAAAAGCAGGAGGATGTCCTGCGACTGGCGGCAGCGCTAGAGCGTCATTCGGAGCATCCGCTGGCGCAGGCTATCGTAGCGGCAGGTGCAGAACAGCGTCTCGAACTGCCTGAAGTAGAGTCGTTCCTGGTCCATCCGGGGAATGGCGTCTCCGGGCGCGTAGGTGGACGTGAGGTATTGGTAGGGAACCGTCGCTTTTTCTCTGACATGGGGGTCTCCACAGAGGAGCTGCGTCACCTCCAGGAAGGACAGGAGCAGGCAGGGCAGACCGCCGTCTTCGTCGCAAGCGAAGGGAAGCTGATCGGGATGGTGTCACTGGCAGACCGAGTACGGGTAGAATCGCGCGACACGGTAGGGCGTCTGCGGTTGTACGGCGTAGGGGAAATTGCCATGCTGACAGGCGACAACAAGGGCGCGGCAGGACAAATTGCCCGTCAGGCTGGAGTGACCACAGTCTTTGCTGAACAGTTCCCAGAGGCCAAGTATCAGCGTGTCGAAGAGTACCGCAATCGGGGGCTGGTAGTCGGGATGGTCGGGGACGGCATCAATGATGCGCCGGCGCTTACCTCCGCCCATGTGGGGATCGCGATGGGAGCGGGTGGCACGCAGATCGCGGCCGAGGCGGCAGACATCGTGATCATGACCGATGATATTTCCAAAGTGGCAGATGCAGTGAAGCTGGGGCGCAAGGCGCTGCACGTGATTCGGCAAAACCTGATCGTGTCCAGCGTGATCAATGCGGCTGCCATCATTCTCGCGATGGCGGGCATACTCGGACCCGTGGGCGGAGCTTTTGTCCACAATGCCACTTCTGTATTGGTGGTACTCAATTCTGCTAGATTGATCCACTATCTGTCTCGCAAGGACGGGACTAAACGGATGACACCGCCGACCATTGCTTCTTCCTGCGATTCTTGCACGTGCAGCAGCAAAGGCTTGTGTGAGCTTGGGGCGTCCAAAGGCTGA
- the sppA gene encoding signal peptide peptidase SppA: MHRKKWVALLLVLVVFFAGLLVELVSGSYDELADNPGFSWDENVVSGSGTGKIVQLFVSGVISGEQNSTGMPSMSQLLTEQLRRVEEDANVKALVLRIDSPGGEVVATDELHARISRLKQVRHIPIVVSMGSTAASGGYYLATTGDAIFANPNTLTGSLGVIFNLVNYSEAANRLGVRQFAIKSGRFKDIGSPARPLTDPERQIFQTLVNESYSKFVDVIVRGRNLSRQRVLEIADGRVYSGEQAKRLGLIDQFGDLEDATRYALSLSGESEALIVRYTDQLSLSKLLFSMKQYWSNPDPLGLSRILERESSPKLLYQFMP, from the coding sequence ATGCATCGAAAAAAATGGGTAGCCCTGCTCCTCGTACTGGTTGTTTTTTTCGCGGGACTTTTGGTAGAGCTAGTGTCTGGCAGCTATGACGAACTGGCAGACAATCCGGGCTTTTCCTGGGATGAGAATGTCGTATCCGGCTCCGGCACGGGCAAGATCGTCCAGCTTTTCGTCTCGGGCGTCATCTCTGGCGAACAAAATTCGACGGGCATGCCGTCCATGAGTCAGCTTCTCACCGAGCAGCTGCGGCGTGTAGAGGAGGACGCGAACGTCAAAGCTTTGGTTCTGCGGATCGACAGCCCAGGGGGGGAAGTCGTTGCCACAGACGAGCTGCATGCTCGCATCTCTCGCCTCAAGCAAGTGCGGCATATTCCCATCGTCGTCAGCATGGGTTCGACAGCAGCCTCGGGAGGATATTACCTGGCTACCACTGGCGACGCCATTTTCGCCAACCCCAATACCCTCACCGGCAGTCTCGGCGTCATTTTCAATCTGGTTAACTACAGCGAAGCAGCAAATAGACTGGGCGTCCGTCAATTCGCAATCAAGAGCGGTCGTTTCAAAGACATCGGAAGCCCCGCTCGACCTCTGACGGACCCTGAGCGCCAAATCTTTCAGACGCTCGTCAATGAGAGCTACAGCAAATTTGTCGATGTCATTGTCCGGGGCCGCAACCTCTCCCGTCAGCGTGTGCTTGAGATCGCAGATGGTCGCGTTTATTCCGGCGAGCAGGCCAAACGCCTCGGGCTGATCGACCAATTCGGCGACTTGGAGGATGCGACTCGCTACGCCCTCTCTCTTTCCGGAGAATCAGAAGCCCTGATCGTCCGTTATACAGACCAGCTCTCCTTGAGCAAATTGCTGTTCAGTATGAAGCAGTACTGGTCGAATCCCGATCCTTTGGGATTGTCCCGCATTCTGGAGCGAGAGAGCTCCCCTAAATTGCTGTATCAATTCATGCCGTGA
- a CDS encoding RDD family protein — protein sequence MEDTHFRHPEQVLQPVPDTPPVHFAGFWIRVAATLLDTFFLIGLNMLIFNPLRRAWGVLDASFSFIDLIEIAIDLLYLVLLTWLTGQTLGKIITGIRVVNARQTRGNLTAGQVFLREVIGKFLSSLPFSLGYMWVGWNRRKQGWHDLLAKTYVIYERRA from the coding sequence ATGGAAGACACCCATTTTCGCCATCCCGAACAGGTGCTGCAACCGGTTCCTGACACCCCGCCAGTCCACTTCGCCGGCTTTTGGATCCGCGTTGCGGCCACACTGCTCGATACCTTCTTTCTGATCGGGCTCAACATGCTGATCTTCAACCCGCTGCGCAGGGCATGGGGCGTACTGGACGCTTCCTTTTCGTTCATCGATTTGATCGAGATCGCCATTGACCTGCTGTATCTCGTCTTGCTGACCTGGCTGACGGGACAGACACTGGGCAAGATCATCACGGGGATCCGCGTCGTAAATGCTCGCCAGACGAGAGGGAATCTGACAGCCGGACAAGTTTTTCTGCGCGAAGTCATCGGCAAGTTTCTTTCCTCGCTCCCCTTTTCTCTCGGGTACATGTGGGTGGGCTGGAACCGGCGCAAGCAAGGCTGGCATGATCTTCTCGCCAAAACGTATGTGATTTACGAACGGCGAGCCTGA
- a CDS encoding CAP-associated domain-containing protein: protein MRKKSLSSILAVSLSLALFGQIVPALAAATAPAPATQAAAAISVYGIQLGMSAASVEQALGKPARKDPSTTGVEWWIYNKDLNNYIQIGIQNAKVVTLFTNGAKFSVKGIGYGATTAALQKAWGTPLSTLTITPTFKINNNTLSHPTYLLNNQTVTFSIDQLGGNKVAGVRISTPEHFSTIAMGLMYPISYSKLPIKPVLTEDLVKRAALAYERENFDLLNIARSRANLPVLTWDDQVAGVARAHSQDMAQNSYFNHVSPTTGSPFDRLSHAGILFGYAGENIAYGQLDGIEVHMGWMNSAGHRQNLLNPNYKQIGVGISYKDSRAFFTQNFVAKTK from the coding sequence ATGCGTAAAAAGAGTTTGTCCAGCATCCTCGCCGTGAGCCTTTCTCTTGCTCTGTTCGGCCAAATCGTCCCCGCCCTTGCCGCTGCGACTGCGCCTGCCCCAGCCACTCAGGCGGCAGCAGCCATCTCGGTTTATGGAATTCAGTTGGGCATGAGCGCTGCTTCCGTCGAGCAAGCATTGGGAAAGCCAGCCCGCAAAGACCCGAGCACCACAGGGGTCGAATGGTGGATCTACAATAAAGATCTCAACAATTACATACAGATTGGCATTCAAAACGCCAAGGTGGTGACGCTGTTTACGAACGGCGCCAAGTTCTCCGTCAAGGGGATCGGCTATGGAGCTACCACTGCTGCGCTGCAAAAAGCATGGGGAACTCCGCTGAGCACCCTGACGATTACTCCCACTTTCAAAATCAATAACAATACACTGAGTCATCCGACGTATTTGCTGAACAATCAGACGGTTACATTTTCCATCGATCAGCTCGGCGGCAATAAGGTAGCAGGCGTGCGCATCTCTACCCCTGAGCATTTCTCTACGATCGCAATGGGCTTGATGTATCCGATATCCTACAGCAAACTGCCGATCAAGCCGGTCTTGACGGAAGATCTGGTAAAGAGGGCTGCGCTCGCTTACGAAAGAGAAAACTTCGACCTGCTCAACATCGCTCGCAGCAGAGCGAATCTCCCTGTACTCACCTGGGACGACCAAGTAGCAGGAGTGGCTCGGGCACACAGTCAGGACATGGCCCAAAACAGCTATTTCAATCATGTGTCTCCAACGACAGGCAGTCCTTTTGACCGTCTTTCCCATGCAGGGATTTTGTTCGGTTACGCAGGTGAGAATATCGCATACGGACAGCTCGACGGAATCGAAGTTCACATGGGATGGATGAACTCGGCAGGGCATCGCCAAAACCTGCTGAATCCAAACTACAAACAGATCGGTGTAGGGATCTCGTACAAGGATAGCCGTGCGTTCTTCACTCAAAATTTCGTTGCCAAAACCAAGTAA